In the Agrococcus beijingensis genome, GCGCTCACCTGCTTCGGCGACGGCGCGACCAGCGAGGGCGACGTCAGCGAGGCGATGGTGTGGGCGTCGGCCTTCCAGGCGCCCGTGGTCTTCCTCTGCCAGAACAACCAGTACGCCATCTCGGAGCCCGTCGCGGTGCAGTCGGGCGTGCCGCTGGCGCTGCGCCCTACCGGCTTCGGCATCCCCTCGATGCGCGTCGACGGCAACGACGTGCTCGCGATGCACGCGGCCGCCCGCATCGCGTTCGAGCGCGCCCGCTCCGGCGGCGGCCCGACCTTCATCGAGGCCGTCACCTACCGCCGCGGCCCGCACACGACCACCGACGACCCGAAGCGCTACCGCGACAAGGCCGAGGAGGAGCAGTGGCTCGCGAAGGACCCGATCGACCGGGTCGAGCGGGCGCTCGAGCGCATGGGCGCCAACATGGAGGCCGTGCGCGCCGAGGCGAAGATCCGCGCCGACCAGCTCGCCAAGGAGTTCCGCGCCGCCGCCGAGCACGCCGTGCCGCCGACCGCCGAGGCGATCTTCGACCACGTCTACGCGCAGCCGAGCCCGCGCCTCGAGCGTCAGCGCCTCGAGCACCGCGCCTTCACCAGCAGCATCGAGGCCAAGGCATGACCCCGCAGACCGCCCAGAACGCGAACACCGAGACCCTGACGCTCGCGAAGGCGGTCAACGCCGCCCTCGCCGACTCGCTCGAGGGCGACGACCGCGTGCTGCTCATGGGCGAGGACATCGGCAAGCTCGGCGGCGTCTTCCGCGTCACCGACGGCCTGCAGGATCGCTTCGGCCCGCAGCGCGTGATCGACTCGCCGCTGGCGGAGTCGGCCATCATCGGCACCGCGATCGGCATGAGCTACCGCGGCTTCCGGGTGGTCGCCGAGATCCAGTTCGACGGCTTCATCTACCCGGCGTTCGACCAGATCGTCGCGCAGGTGGCGAAGCTGCGCTACCGCTCGCAGGGTCGCGTCAGCATGCCGCTGACGATCCGCGTGCCCTTCGGCGGCGCGATCGGCTCGGTCGAGCACCACTCCGAGTCGCCGGAGTCGTACTTCGCGCACACCGCGGGCCTCCGCGTCGTCACCGCCTCGACGCCGCAGGAGGCCTACTCGACCCTGCGCGCCGCCATCCAGAGCGACGATCCGGTGCTGTTCTTCGAGCCGAAGGGCAAGTACTACACGAAGGGCGAGGTCGACCGGTCGATCGTGCGCGACCTCGAGACCGCCAACGTGGTCGCGTCGGGCCGCGACGTGACGATCGCCGCCTACGGGCCGACCGTCGACACGGCCCTGCGCGCCGCGATCGCCGCCGCCGACGAGGGCATCGAGATCGAGGTGATCGACCTGCGCTCCATCTCGCCGCTCGACGTCGACACCGTGGTCGAGTCGGTGCGCCGCACCGGCCGCCTCATCGTCACGCACGAGGCCCCGGCCGAGTCGTCGGTCTCGAGCGAGCTCATCGCCTCGGTCGCCGAGCGCGCCTTCCAGCACCTCGAGGCCGCGCCCGAGCGGGTCACCGGCTACGACAGCCCCTA is a window encoding:
- a CDS encoding thiamine pyrophosphate-dependent dehydrogenase E1 component subunit alpha, translated to MSITVPAPRPELAVGLDCPLRVLDLDGSRLPEPLLDGHLGDIDEHALTNLYVDMVRVRRLDVEAFALTRQGHLVLWPPLLGQEAAQVGPARALGDDDWVFGSYREHGFALLRGADMGEFARIWKAYAHSGWDPQEIKMAPSQIIIGAQTLHGVGYAMAAKMDGAAEVALTCFGDGATSEGDVSEAMVWASAFQAPVVFLCQNNQYAISEPVAVQSGVPLALRPTGFGIPSMRVDGNDVLAMHAAARIAFERARSGGGPTFIEAVTYRRGPHTTTDDPKRYRDKAEEEQWLAKDPIDRVERALERMGANMEAVRAEAKIRADQLAKEFRAAAEHAVPPTAEAIFDHVYAQPSPRLERQRLEHRAFTSSIEAKA
- a CDS encoding alpha-ketoacid dehydrogenase subunit beta → MTPQTAQNANTETLTLAKAVNAALADSLEGDDRVLLMGEDIGKLGGVFRVTDGLQDRFGPQRVIDSPLAESAIIGTAIGMSYRGFRVVAEIQFDGFIYPAFDQIVAQVAKLRYRSQGRVSMPLTIRVPFGGAIGSVEHHSESPESYFAHTAGLRVVTASTPQEAYSTLRAAIQSDDPVLFFEPKGKYYTKGEVDRSIVRDLETANVVASGRDVTIAAYGPTVDTALRAAIAAADEGIEIEVIDLRSISPLDVDTVVESVRRTGRLIVTHEAPAESSVSSELIASVAERAFQHLEAAPERVTGYDSPYPPSAVEHDYLPSIDRLLDAVDRTLGRRNSRTGLDYSAVTPATVTTGAAR